In Pseudomonas sp. FP1742, the DNA window TAACCAGTCTCTGGCTTCGTAGGGGCAACCCCGAAGGTGACAATTCTACCTTTGTTGACTTCCAGCTTCGCCAATGCCAGCGAGGCTTTAAAAGCGTCAACGTCGGTGATGACATGGTCCGCAGCTAAAACCAACAGAATAGGATCATCCCCGCCCTCCAAAGCTGTCAGTGTCGCAGCGGCTATAGCGGGCGCAGTATTTCGTGCAGAGGGTTCCAATAGTATTTTTTGGGGCTTTACATCCAGCGATCTGCTTTGCTCGGCCACGATAAAACGATGATCTTCGTTACAAACGATTATCGGAGGACTCAAGCTATCCCCTTCTGCAGACAGACTTTTTACTCGATCCAAAGTGGCTTGAAACAAACTCAAATCACCGTGTATCGACATAAATTGCTTGGGCTTGAGTGCTCTTGAAAGTGGCCACAGACGCGTGCCTGAGCCACCAGACAAAATAACTGGAATCATAGCGATTACTCAATAATTAAAAGTTATAGAAAGGTGCCGATAAGCAGCAAAGATTCAGGACGTAAATGATCTTATATAATCGATCAAGCGATCTCTTTCTGTGAAATCCAACGGGATTTCAGCATTGTTGTAATTGAGTGCTGAATCAATAGCCGAAAAAAACTCGTCTTTATCATGGGCGATGAAAACAGATGGAAAGCCCGAAAAATTCTCGACGGTGTCGTACTGATGGTTATTAATGTGTTCACCGCGACTGCTGTCCCGGGGCACGACAACTATTGGCTTTCCCAATTCAAGCGAGCGAATGATATTACCCATGCCCGCATGTGAGACGACGACTGTTGAGGCGTTGAAGTTTTTGGAAAAAAAAGGCTCGGCTATTGTCTTGAACGCATTAATGCGGCCCAAGTCCCTTTCGTCATTGCCGACCTGGGCGACAATAGGGACATCAGGGTTTGCATGACTCCATTCGCTTAAATAGCTGAGCATTCTCTCAAAGGGTGCTTGAGTGCCAACGCTGCAAAATATCATTTATACAACCCTCCCTTTATACTGAGCCCTGCCGTTTTCCGAAAGAGTGGGCCACTGCGTGAGCAATTCATCTACAAAATAAGAAGCGATTCTGCCGGACAGGGAGATTTTTTTAGGATTCGCGATGCTATCAATCCAGAGCGTTTTTTTTCCCATGATCTTTGCTGTGATCAAACCCAGCAGACCCGGCGCAGCCCCCGTAGAGATGACGTATTTCGCCTTGCTCTGGTAAACGATATTGAAGATTTGATAGAACCCCTTCATTATCTTGAAGGGCTCACTTCTATTGAAATCGGGAACTTTAACAAAGTCGTGAAGTGGGTACTGTGAGTGAACGCTTGTATCGACGGTGGCAATGTTGACTTTCTGCCCGTCAAACGCTGGAAGCAGTTTGCTCATTTGTACCCAGTGCCCACCTCCGGAACAAATCAGTAAAACATCATACGATTGATTCATGACGGATCCCTTTCTGCCAGGATTAATAGACATCATCAGATGGTAACAGCCGCTTTTAATAATTCCGCTTGCCCCTCCCAACGTGTTATTCGCTTGGCTTTCAACAAAGCTGATTTTTCTTTATAAAGCTCTTCATTCTCGATGAGTTGAGAAAGCCCAAACTTTATTGACAGAGGGTCTAACGTATCAACAAATACAGCCGCGTCCGAAAACAATGAACGCAGCACCGGTGTATTCGAAAGTGCCATCGGCCGGCCGGCGCTAACCGCTTCGTTCGCCACACTCAACTGGACATTGTCGCGCGTTGTCAGGCCGAGAACGACATTGGCGTTACACAGCAATTGCTCGAAAGTCAACTTACTCAGAAAACCCGTAAGCTTTATATTGTCTGGCATTGACGCTATGAGAGCTCCGGATAACTTGCCTCCGTACCTCCCGGTGATAAAAAAGTCTACATTCGGCATTTCTCTGGCTGCCTTAATAACGATTTCTATCGGCTCGTCGACATCGAAAGAGCAGGGAAAAAGTACGTAAGGTGTCTGATGATCACTGGCAGGGGGAGTATTAAAATCACACGGCAAATCCTCCAGGATAAAAATGTTTTCCACATTAACGCCTGAGCGGG includes these proteins:
- a CDS encoding glycosyltransferase; this translates as MIFCSVGTQAPFERMLSYLSEWSHANPDVPIVAQVGNDERDLGRINAFKTIAEPFFSKNFNASTVVVSHAGMGNIIRSLELGKPIVVVPRDSSRGEHINNHQYDTVENFSGFPSVFIAHDKDEFFSAIDSALNYNNAEIPLDFTERDRLIDYIRSFTS
- a CDS encoding glycosyltransferase family 1 protein; its protein translation is MKSLMIAWVGYQRRADTMKQYWAYDILHLPNKFKKKSARPLDYLIKAFKTIKSLFVSAPQVLWVQLPPSPVLHIALAYKFFINRRLKIIADVHNSLLRKQWITFPGTVSLLNKIDAVVVHNFKVKEELARSGVNVENIFILEDLPCDFNTPPASDHQTPYVLFPCSFDVDEPIEIVIKAAREMPNVDFFITGRYGGKLSGALIASMPDNIKLTGFLSKLTFEQLLCNANVVLGLTTRDNVQLSVANEAVSAGRPMALSNTPVLRSLFSDAAVFVDTLDPLSIKFGLSQLIENEELYKEKSALLKAKRITRWEGQAELLKAAVTI
- a CDS encoding UDP-N-acetylglucosamine transferase subunit ALG14; the encoded protein is MNQSYDVLLICSGGGHWVQMSKLLPAFDGQKVNIATVDTSVHSQYPLHDFVKVPDFNRSEPFKIMKGFYQIFNIVYQSKAKYVISTGAAPGLLGLITAKIMGKKTLWIDSIANPKKISLSGRIASYFVDELLTQWPTLSENGRAQYKGRVV